In one Notolabrus celidotus isolate fNotCel1 chromosome 1, fNotCel1.pri, whole genome shotgun sequence genomic region, the following are encoded:
- the sh2d5 gene encoding SH2 domain-containing protein 5 isoform X2, producing the protein MGEAPEREDSSVITRSAEYVGSFPVDDRCLDDQMEQLHTQLKALKTLLMAHALRRVSLSTARPSDAQFAFVSHNPGSADVQLYCHVFKARHARAAQFLNLVLCRCFQLSYLEKHPEEAQEDSVGPLPRRNPSLLNHGFPLSVSALVSFRRAPFRGLLPGSKKNQKSSDDQLSSQDEVFPTSSPSLMRKKAIRTKVLRSGAYRSFTFTPLKQRNVQEQLSASQGKDQDTKPKKRSRAPSLAESEEALAQAVWCWAGLAADSSYSLLADDVLGSYLLCPHPKKPKCGSLIIRFPSGLITHLIGNTRKGKFLLEKCKAEFSSIAELIEHYTENQGELSCPLSCARVNHCYEWEENTSKQQAVKPINSQAKTKSSHRREWV; encoded by the exons ATGGGAGAGGCTCCAGAAAGAGAAGATAGTTCAGTCATCACACGATCAGCAGAG TATGTGGGCTCATTTCCTGTGGACGACCGCTGTTTGGATGACCAGATGGAGCAACTGCACACTCAGCTGAAGGCCCTTAAA ACTCTCCTCATGGCTCACGCTCTACGTAGGGTCTCTCTGTCCACTGCCCGGCCCTCTGACGCCCAGTTCGCCTTCGTTTCTCACAACCCTGGAAGCGCTGACGTCCAGCTGTATTGCCACGTCTTCAAAGCAAGGCACGCCAGAGCG GCTCAGTTCCTGAACCTGGTGCTATGCCGCTGCTTCCAGTTGTCTTACTTAGAAAAGCACCCAGAGGAGGCCCAGGAGGACTCTGTCGGCCCCCTTCCTCGTCGCAACCCCTCCCTGCTCAACCACGGCTTCCCTCTCAGCGTCAGTGCCTTGGTGTCTTTCAGAAGAGCACCTTTCAGGGGGTTGTTACCAGGCAGTAAG AAGAATCAAAAGTCTTCTGATGATCAGCTCAGCAGCCAGGATGAAGTCTTccccacctcctctccatctctgatGCGCAAGAAAGCCATCCGCACTAAAGTGCTGCGCTCCGGAGCTTACCGCTCGTTCACTTTCACGCCGCTTAAACAGCGAAATGTTCAGGAGCAACTGAGTGCGTCACAAG gaAAGGATCAAGACACGAAGCCCAAAAAAAGATCCCGGGCTCCCAGCTTGGCCGAGTCAGAAGAAGCACTGGCTCAGGCAGTGTGGTGTTGGGCTGGTCTCGCAGC TGACAGCAGCTACTCTCTGCTTGCGGACGATGTTCTGGGATCGTACCTTCTTTGCCCACATCCTAAGAAACCCAAATGTGGCTCTCTCATCATTCGGTTCCCCTCTGGCCTGATCACACACCTCATAGGAAACACTCGCAAAGGGAAGTTCCTGCTGGAG AAATGCAAAGCTGAATTCAGTTCCATAGCAGAGTTAATAGAACACTACACAGAGAATCagggggagctgtcatgtccaCTGAGCTGTGCCCGGGTTAACCACTGCTACGAGTGGGAGGAAAACACCAGCAAACAGCAGGCTGTGAAGCCCATCAATAGCCAAGCCAAAACTAAAAGTTCCCACAGGAGGGAATGGGTTTAA
- the sh2d5 gene encoding SH2 domain-containing protein 5 isoform X1, with the protein MGEAPEREDSSVITRSAEYVGSFPVDDRCLDDQMEQLHTQLKALKKCKRRRSVSIKFSIKGVKMYDEDETTLLMAHALRRVSLSTARPSDAQFAFVSHNPGSADVQLYCHVFKARHARAAQFLNLVLCRCFQLSYLEKHPEEAQEDSVGPLPRRNPSLLNHGFPLSVSALVSFRRAPFRGLLPGSKKNQKSSDDQLSSQDEVFPTSSPSLMRKKAIRTKVLRSGAYRSFTFTPLKQRNVQEQLSASQGKDQDTKPKKRSRAPSLAESEEALAQAVWCWAGLAADSSYSLLADDVLGSYLLCPHPKKPKCGSLIIRFPSGLITHLIGNTRKGKFLLEKCKAEFSSIAELIEHYTENQGELSCPLSCARVNHCYEWEENTSKQQAVKPINSQAKTKSSHRREWV; encoded by the exons ATGGGAGAGGCTCCAGAAAGAGAAGATAGTTCAGTCATCACACGATCAGCAGAG TATGTGGGCTCATTTCCTGTGGACGACCGCTGTTTGGATGACCAGATGGAGCAACTGCACACTCAGCTGAAGGCCCTTAAA AAGTGCAAAAGGAGGAGGTCTGTGTCCATCAAATTCTCCATCAAAGGTGTGAAAATGTACGATGAGGATGAAACA ACTCTCCTCATGGCTCACGCTCTACGTAGGGTCTCTCTGTCCACTGCCCGGCCCTCTGACGCCCAGTTCGCCTTCGTTTCTCACAACCCTGGAAGCGCTGACGTCCAGCTGTATTGCCACGTCTTCAAAGCAAGGCACGCCAGAGCG GCTCAGTTCCTGAACCTGGTGCTATGCCGCTGCTTCCAGTTGTCTTACTTAGAAAAGCACCCAGAGGAGGCCCAGGAGGACTCTGTCGGCCCCCTTCCTCGTCGCAACCCCTCCCTGCTCAACCACGGCTTCCCTCTCAGCGTCAGTGCCTTGGTGTCTTTCAGAAGAGCACCTTTCAGGGGGTTGTTACCAGGCAGTAAG AAGAATCAAAAGTCTTCTGATGATCAGCTCAGCAGCCAGGATGAAGTCTTccccacctcctctccatctctgatGCGCAAGAAAGCCATCCGCACTAAAGTGCTGCGCTCCGGAGCTTACCGCTCGTTCACTTTCACGCCGCTTAAACAGCGAAATGTTCAGGAGCAACTGAGTGCGTCACAAG gaAAGGATCAAGACACGAAGCCCAAAAAAAGATCCCGGGCTCCCAGCTTGGCCGAGTCAGAAGAAGCACTGGCTCAGGCAGTGTGGTGTTGGGCTGGTCTCGCAGC TGACAGCAGCTACTCTCTGCTTGCGGACGATGTTCTGGGATCGTACCTTCTTTGCCCACATCCTAAGAAACCCAAATGTGGCTCTCTCATCATTCGGTTCCCCTCTGGCCTGATCACACACCTCATAGGAAACACTCGCAAAGGGAAGTTCCTGCTGGAG AAATGCAAAGCTGAATTCAGTTCCATAGCAGAGTTAATAGAACACTACACAGAGAATCagggggagctgtcatgtccaCTGAGCTGTGCCCGGGTTAACCACTGCTACGAGTGGGAGGAAAACACCAGCAAACAGCAGGCTGTGAAGCCCATCAATAGCCAAGCCAAAACTAAAAGTTCCCACAGGAGGGAATGGGTTTAA
- the sh2d5 gene encoding SH2 domain-containing protein 5 isoform X3: MGEAPEREDSSVITRSAEYVGSFPVDDRCLDDQMEQLHTQLKALKKCKRRRSVSIKFSIKGVKMYDEDETTLLMAHALRRVSLSTARPSDAQFAFVSHNPGSADVQLYCHVFKARHARAAQFLNLVLCRCFQLSYLEKHPEEAQEDSVGPLPRRNPSLLNHGFPLSVSALVSFRRAPFRGLLPGSKKNQKSSDDQLSSQDEVFPTSSPSLMRKKAIRTKVLRSGAYRSFTFTPLKQRNVQEQLSASQGGPSVHRALSRVKELIRKGSRHEAQKKIPGSQLGRVRRSTGSGSVVLGWSRS, from the exons ATGGGAGAGGCTCCAGAAAGAGAAGATAGTTCAGTCATCACACGATCAGCAGAG TATGTGGGCTCATTTCCTGTGGACGACCGCTGTTTGGATGACCAGATGGAGCAACTGCACACTCAGCTGAAGGCCCTTAAA AAGTGCAAAAGGAGGAGGTCTGTGTCCATCAAATTCTCCATCAAAGGTGTGAAAATGTACGATGAGGATGAAACA ACTCTCCTCATGGCTCACGCTCTACGTAGGGTCTCTCTGTCCACTGCCCGGCCCTCTGACGCCCAGTTCGCCTTCGTTTCTCACAACCCTGGAAGCGCTGACGTCCAGCTGTATTGCCACGTCTTCAAAGCAAGGCACGCCAGAGCG GCTCAGTTCCTGAACCTGGTGCTATGCCGCTGCTTCCAGTTGTCTTACTTAGAAAAGCACCCAGAGGAGGCCCAGGAGGACTCTGTCGGCCCCCTTCCTCGTCGCAACCCCTCCCTGCTCAACCACGGCTTCCCTCTCAGCGTCAGTGCCTTGGTGTCTTTCAGAAGAGCACCTTTCAGGGGGTTGTTACCAGGCAGTAAG AAGAATCAAAAGTCTTCTGATGATCAGCTCAGCAGCCAGGATGAAGTCTTccccacctcctctccatctctgatGCGCAAGAAAGCCATCCGCACTAAAGTGCTGCGCTCCGGAGCTTACCGCTCGTTCACTTTCACGCCGCTTAAACAGCGAAATGTTCAGGAGCAACTGAGTGCGTCACAAGGTGGGCCAAGTGTTCACAGAGCGCTTTCAAGGGTCAAAGAGCTGATTAG gaAAGGATCAAGACACGAAGCCCAAAAAAAGATCCCGGGCTCCCAGCTTGGCCGAGTCAGAAGAAGCACTGGCTCAGGCAGTGTGGTGTTGGGCTGGTCTCGCAGC TGA
- the hp1bp3 gene encoding heterochromatin protein 1-binding protein 3 isoform X1: MPIRRAPATPTGEKVPSAAAEKDPEASSEESPSADEEPAASSAVTEDVEEEAKSVTEAEPTENGEKTEEAATAEKEEGEGSEKKDDKCKDCAAGQCATHCYVLLLRLKDGYKYKKSKSKKVKRTIPAWASVTASKKVPVTNFAGNQNKVDNILVEAISSCNDRSGVSFQSAMKYMLKKYPGMELDRKKFLIKRAMKKHLEKGTIKQLKGKGLSGTFTIGKQVPLSKKLAQKSQESLGDALPLIITRLCEPKEASYFLIKKYLEQHFPSLNIENRPDILKAALVRAVEKGHLEQITGKGARGTFQLKRTGNQVLLKGGAVEDAITAAITAMNEPKTCSTTTLKKYLVDANKDRKEYQLVASLRRTLSKCKVLGWMEQITGHGFTGTYQLSFPFYPSPTILYPDKYKEPVKKNSQPATKRRRMADSSDEEESEEESEEEESEDEAPVRKRKAPKRPPPKARRPPPAKKSRSASQSKAKGRGRPLAKKSPAKKAVSSARKGRKPAAAKKEPPTPTKATPVKRGSPAKKPKTPAVKKLAKRGSKRPSYRESSPDEDEVEVPQETTRGTRRSKAEESDEEPAAKKPATKGGRRSQPAEPTPKSPAKKGAKSSKQSGRKSKRGK, encoded by the exons ATGCCGATTCGCCGAGCTCCAGCGACTCCGACCGGGGAGAAGGTCCCCTCCGCTGCAGCAGAGAAAG ATCCTGAAGCCTCCTCGGAGGAGTCGCCCTCTGCCGACGAGGAGCCGGCTGCGTCTTCAGCTGTGACAGAAGACGTTGAAGAAGAGGCGAAGAGTGTAACTGAGGCAGAGCCCACCGAGAATggagagaagacagaggaagCTGCCACGGCagagaaggaagaaggagagggaaGCGAAAAGAAAGA TGACAAATGCAAGGACTGCGCGGCCGGACAGTGTGCAACACACTGCTATGTTCTCCTACTAAG GCTGAAGGATGGCTACAAGTACAAGAAATCCAAATCCAAGAAGGTGAAAAGGACGATTCCTGCGTGGGCTAGCGTCACCGCCAGCAAAAAGGTTCCCGTTACAAACTTCGCAGGGAATCAGAACAAAGTGGATAATATCCTCGTCGAAGCTATTTCG TCCTGTAACGACAGGTCTGGAGTTTCGTTCCAGTCCGCCAtgaaatatatgcttaaaaaatACCCAGGGATGGAGCTCGACAGGAAGAAGTTTCTCATCAAGAGGGCGATGAAAAAACATTTGGAGAAGGGCACCATCAAACAG CTGAAGGGAAAAGGTCTTTCGGGAACCTTCACCATTGGGAAGCAGGTGCCCTTGTCTAAG aaattgGCCCAGAAGTCCCAGGAGTCTCTGGGAGACGCTCTTCCTCTCATCATCACTCGGCTCTGTGAGCCCAAAGAGGCCTCTTACTTCCTGATCAAGAAGTACCTGGAGCAGCACTTCCCCAGCCTCAACATCGAGAACAG GCCGGACATCCTGAAAGCCGCTCTGGTGAGGGCAGTGGAGAAAGGACATCTGGAGCAAATCACTGGAAAAGGAGCCAGAGGGACTTTCCAG CTTAAGCGAACTGGAAACCAGGTCCTGCTGAAGGGTGGAGCCGTGGAGGACGCCATCACAGCCGCCATCACAGCTATGAATGAACCTAAAACCTGCAGCACCACTACGCTCAAAAAATATCTAGTAGATgccaacaaagacagaaaggagtATCAATTAG TGGCCAGTTTGAGGAGGACTCTGTCAAAGTGTAAAGTACTGGGTTGGATGGAGCAGATCACCGGTCACGGCTTCACAGGGACCTACCAGCTCTCCTTCCCGTTCTACCCGAG CCCGACCATCCTCTACCCTGACAAGTACAAAGAGCCCGTCAAGAAAAACTCTCAACCTGCGACCAAGCGGAGGCGGATGGCCGACTCTTCTGATGAGGAAGAGTCAGAAGAAGAGTCAGAAGAggaagagtctgaggatgaaGCCCCTGTTCGAAAGAG GAAAGCTCCGAAGAGGCCTCCACCCAAAGCTCGCCGCCCTCCACCGGCCAAGAAATCTCGGAGCGCCAGTCAGTCTAAAGCTAAAGGCAGGGGCCGGCCCCTCGCGAAGAAGTCTCCGGCCAAGAAAGCGGTGTCCTCAGCCAGGAAGGGCAGGAAACCAGCGGCAGCAAAGAAGGAACCCCCGACACCAACGAAAGCTACACCCGTGAAGAGAGGATCTCCCGCAAAAAAGCCTAAAACACCCGCCGTCAAAAAGCTGGCCAAACGAGGGTCAAAGAGGCCTTCGTACAGAGAGTCCTCACCAGACGAGGACGAGGTCGAGGTCCCACAGGAGACGACAAGGGGGACCAGGAGATCTAAGGCAGAGGAGTCCGACGAGGAGCCTGCAGCTAAAAAGCCAGCGACCAAAGGGGGGAGGaggtctcagcctgcagagcctACCCCTAAGTCTCCCGCCAAGAAGGGGGCGAAGAGCAGCAAGCAGTCCGGACGCAAGTCCAAGAGAGGGAAATAA
- the hp1bp3 gene encoding heterochromatin protein 1-binding protein 3 isoform X2, with protein MPIRRAPATPTGEKVPSAAAEKDPEASSEESPSADEEPAASSAVTEDVEEEAKSVTEAEPTENGEKTEEAATAEKEEGEGSEKKELKDGYKYKKSKSKKVKRTIPAWASVTASKKVPVTNFAGNQNKVDNILVEAISSCNDRSGVSFQSAMKYMLKKYPGMELDRKKFLIKRAMKKHLEKGTIKQLKGKGLSGTFTIGKQVPLSKKLAQKSQESLGDALPLIITRLCEPKEASYFLIKKYLEQHFPSLNIENRPDILKAALVRAVEKGHLEQITGKGARGTFQLKRTGNQVLLKGGAVEDAITAAITAMNEPKTCSTTTLKKYLVDANKDRKEYQLVASLRRTLSKCKVLGWMEQITGHGFTGTYQLSFPFYPSPTILYPDKYKEPVKKNSQPATKRRRMADSSDEEESEEESEEEESEDEAPVRKRKAPKRPPPKARRPPPAKKSRSASQSKAKGRGRPLAKKSPAKKAVSSARKGRKPAAAKKEPPTPTKATPVKRGSPAKKPKTPAVKKLAKRGSKRPSYRESSPDEDEVEVPQETTRGTRRSKAEESDEEPAAKKPATKGGRRSQPAEPTPKSPAKKGAKSSKQSGRKSKRGK; from the exons ATGCCGATTCGCCGAGCTCCAGCGACTCCGACCGGGGAGAAGGTCCCCTCCGCTGCAGCAGAGAAAG ATCCTGAAGCCTCCTCGGAGGAGTCGCCCTCTGCCGACGAGGAGCCGGCTGCGTCTTCAGCTGTGACAGAAGACGTTGAAGAAGAGGCGAAGAGTGTAACTGAGGCAGAGCCCACCGAGAATggagagaagacagaggaagCTGCCACGGCagagaaggaagaaggagagggaaGCGAAAAGAAAGA GCTGAAGGATGGCTACAAGTACAAGAAATCCAAATCCAAGAAGGTGAAAAGGACGATTCCTGCGTGGGCTAGCGTCACCGCCAGCAAAAAGGTTCCCGTTACAAACTTCGCAGGGAATCAGAACAAAGTGGATAATATCCTCGTCGAAGCTATTTCG TCCTGTAACGACAGGTCTGGAGTTTCGTTCCAGTCCGCCAtgaaatatatgcttaaaaaatACCCAGGGATGGAGCTCGACAGGAAGAAGTTTCTCATCAAGAGGGCGATGAAAAAACATTTGGAGAAGGGCACCATCAAACAG CTGAAGGGAAAAGGTCTTTCGGGAACCTTCACCATTGGGAAGCAGGTGCCCTTGTCTAAG aaattgGCCCAGAAGTCCCAGGAGTCTCTGGGAGACGCTCTTCCTCTCATCATCACTCGGCTCTGTGAGCCCAAAGAGGCCTCTTACTTCCTGATCAAGAAGTACCTGGAGCAGCACTTCCCCAGCCTCAACATCGAGAACAG GCCGGACATCCTGAAAGCCGCTCTGGTGAGGGCAGTGGAGAAAGGACATCTGGAGCAAATCACTGGAAAAGGAGCCAGAGGGACTTTCCAG CTTAAGCGAACTGGAAACCAGGTCCTGCTGAAGGGTGGAGCCGTGGAGGACGCCATCACAGCCGCCATCACAGCTATGAATGAACCTAAAACCTGCAGCACCACTACGCTCAAAAAATATCTAGTAGATgccaacaaagacagaaaggagtATCAATTAG TGGCCAGTTTGAGGAGGACTCTGTCAAAGTGTAAAGTACTGGGTTGGATGGAGCAGATCACCGGTCACGGCTTCACAGGGACCTACCAGCTCTCCTTCCCGTTCTACCCGAG CCCGACCATCCTCTACCCTGACAAGTACAAAGAGCCCGTCAAGAAAAACTCTCAACCTGCGACCAAGCGGAGGCGGATGGCCGACTCTTCTGATGAGGAAGAGTCAGAAGAAGAGTCAGAAGAggaagagtctgaggatgaaGCCCCTGTTCGAAAGAG GAAAGCTCCGAAGAGGCCTCCACCCAAAGCTCGCCGCCCTCCACCGGCCAAGAAATCTCGGAGCGCCAGTCAGTCTAAAGCTAAAGGCAGGGGCCGGCCCCTCGCGAAGAAGTCTCCGGCCAAGAAAGCGGTGTCCTCAGCCAGGAAGGGCAGGAAACCAGCGGCAGCAAAGAAGGAACCCCCGACACCAACGAAAGCTACACCCGTGAAGAGAGGATCTCCCGCAAAAAAGCCTAAAACACCCGCCGTCAAAAAGCTGGCCAAACGAGGGTCAAAGAGGCCTTCGTACAGAGAGTCCTCACCAGACGAGGACGAGGTCGAGGTCCCACAGGAGACGACAAGGGGGACCAGGAGATCTAAGGCAGAGGAGTCCGACGAGGAGCCTGCAGCTAAAAAGCCAGCGACCAAAGGGGGGAGGaggtctcagcctgcagagcctACCCCTAAGTCTCCCGCCAAGAAGGGGGCGAAGAGCAGCAAGCAGTCCGGACGCAAGTCCAAGAGAGGGAAATAA